A genomic region of Zalophus californianus isolate mZalCal1 chromosome 11, mZalCal1.pri.v2, whole genome shotgun sequence contains the following coding sequences:
- the BLID gene encoding LOW QUALITY PROTEIN: BH3-like motif-containing cell death inducer (The sequence of the model RefSeq protein was modified relative to this genomic sequence to represent the inferred CDS: deleted 2 bases in 1 codon; substituted 1 base at 1 genomic stop codon), protein MVASNCGEFVVFHLGVIGSQERPFYXILETESVLCASWIGQASGRSMYPEAEWTPLPATGTLLSFNKEPILPEETVFPLTRYNLGSSAMREAVLGNLLQRLSYLTRIQTALLHNSPC, encoded by the exons ATGGTAGCTTCAAATTGTGGTGAATTTGTTGTGTTCCATCTGGGTGTTATAGGAAGCCAGGAAAGACCTTTCTATTAGATTTTGGAAACTGAGAGTGTGCTTTGTGCTTCCTGGATAGGACAAGCTTCTGGCCGTTCCATGTATCCAGAGGCAGAATGGACCCCCTTGCCTGCAACTGGTACATTGTTG AGTTTCAACAAAGAGCCTATACTGCCTGAGGAAACAGTGTTTCCTCTTACAAGGTACAATCTTGGCTCCTCTGCCATGAGGGAGGCTGTTCTTGGAAATCTACTCCAGAGACTTTCCTATTTAACCAGGATACAGACTGCATTGCTACATAATTCCCCCTGCTGA